A genomic region of Pseudomonas migulae contains the following coding sequences:
- a CDS encoding tRNA-uridine aminocarboxypropyltransferase produces the protein MNHAPNAVARLRDQREEEGIKPIQARGWRAPRCRACRVIESHCLCAWRPQVETRSGVCLIMTNKEVFKPSNTGWLIADVVRDNHAFIWSRTETDPQLLALLADPQWQPYLVFPGEYVEPERVTNTVAVDSTKRPLFILLDATWTEARKIFRKSPYFDALPILSLLPEKLSRYRLRRSTRSEHLCTAEVAALCLDLAGDVDAASALDAYFDVFSQHYLDAKHQLEMNVTTPAHAELTPFVQKTAAVSG, from the coding sequence ATGAACCACGCCCCCAACGCCGTAGCCCGCTTGCGTGATCAGCGCGAAGAGGAGGGCATCAAGCCGATTCAGGCCCGTGGCTGGCGGGCACCCCGTTGCCGTGCCTGCCGCGTGATCGAGAGCCACTGCCTGTGCGCGTGGCGTCCGCAGGTCGAGACCCGCTCTGGCGTATGCCTGATCATGACCAACAAGGAAGTGTTCAAACCGAGCAACACGGGGTGGCTGATCGCTGACGTGGTGCGCGACAACCATGCGTTCATCTGGTCGCGTACGGAAACGGATCCGCAACTGCTGGCATTGCTCGCCGACCCGCAATGGCAACCGTATCTGGTCTTTCCAGGCGAGTACGTCGAGCCTGAGCGAGTGACGAACACGGTCGCAGTCGATAGCACCAAGCGGCCGCTGTTCATTCTGCTGGACGCGACCTGGACCGAAGCCCGGAAGATATTCCGCAAAAGCCCTTATTTTGATGCGCTGCCGATCCTGAGCCTGCTGCCCGAGAAGCTTTCACGCTATCGGCTGCGTCGGTCGACCCGCAGCGAGCATTTGTGCACGGCCGAAGTCGCGGCACTGTGCCTCGATCTGGCGGGCGATGTAGACGCCGCGTCGGCACTGGACGCTTATTTCGACGTATTCAGCCAGCATTACCTCGATGCCAAACACCAGCTTGAAATGAACGTCACGACACCGGCACATGCCGAGCTAACGCCTTTCGTGCAGAAAACGGCCGCTGTCTCGGGCTGA
- the erdR gene encoding response regulator transcription factor ErdR: MATYEILIADDHPLFRSALHQALTLGLGPDVRLVEVASIAELETRLDEKSDWDLVLLDLNMPGAYGFSGLVLLRGQYPQIPVVMVSAQEEASIMVKSREFGASGFIPKSSDLSVIQKAVRAVLDGDVFWPPQAFEAVSVSDEAKAASEGLASLTPQQFRVLTMVCEGLLNKQIAYELSVSEATIKAHVTAIFRKLNVRTRTQAALLLQQLESISSH; encoded by the coding sequence ATGGCCACATACGAAATCCTGATTGCCGATGACCATCCTCTTTTTCGTAGCGCCCTGCATCAAGCGTTGACCCTTGGCCTTGGTCCGGATGTCCGTCTGGTGGAAGTGGCGAGCATTGCCGAGCTGGAAACCCGCCTGGACGAAAAGTCCGACTGGGATCTGGTGCTGCTCGACCTGAACATGCCGGGAGCCTACGGCTTTTCCGGGCTGGTGCTGCTGCGTGGTCAGTACCCGCAAATTCCGGTGGTGATGGTGTCGGCCCAGGAAGAAGCGTCGATCATGGTGAAGTCCCGAGAGTTCGGTGCCAGCGGCTTCATTCCCAAATCGAGTGACCTGAGCGTTATCCAGAAAGCCGTACGTGCGGTGCTGGATGGCGACGTGTTCTGGCCGCCCCAGGCGTTCGAAGCCGTCAGCGTTTCCGACGAAGCCAAGGCCGCCAGCGAAGGCCTTGCCAGCCTGACACCGCAGCAGTTCCGGGTGTTGACCATGGTCTGTGAAGGGTTGCTGAACAAGCAGATTGCCTACGAACTGAGCGTGTCCGAAGCAACAATCAAGGCGCACGTCACGGCGATTTTCCGTAAGCTTAATGTGCGGACCCGAACTCAGGCGGCGTTACTTCTGCAACAACTTGAGTCAATTTCAAGCCACTAA
- a CDS encoding diacylglycerol kinase, translating into MSPFKGQTGLKRILNASGYSLDGLRAAFTGEAAFRQLVLLNVILIPISFFLNVSRVEQALLIAVCLLALIVELLNSAVEAAIDRISLELHPLSKNAKDMGSAAQLVALTMIGLVWAVILL; encoded by the coding sequence ATGTCCCCTTTCAAAGGCCAGACCGGCCTGAAACGCATCCTCAACGCTTCCGGTTATTCGCTGGACGGCCTGCGCGCAGCCTTCACCGGCGAAGCGGCTTTTCGGCAACTGGTGTTGCTCAATGTCATCCTGATTCCGATTTCGTTCTTTTTGAACGTCAGCCGCGTCGAGCAGGCGCTGTTGATCGCCGTCTGTTTGCTGGCCTTGATCGTCGAGTTGCTCAACTCGGCAGTGGAAGCGGCCATAGACCGCATCTCCCTTGAGCTGCACCCGCTGTCCAAGAACGCCAAGGACATGGGCAGCGCCGCCCAGCTCGTGGCGTTGACCATGATCGGGCTGGTGTGGGCGGTGATTCTGCTTTAA
- a CDS encoding LysR family transcriptional regulator: protein MRFTLRQLQVFVAVAQQESVSRAAGLLNLSQSAASTSITELERQCSCQLFDRAGKRLSLNALGKQLLPQAVALLDQAKEIEDLLNGKSGFGSLAVGATLTIGNYLATLLIGSFMQRHPESQVKLHVQNTANIVQQVAHYEIDLGLIEGDCSHPDIEVQSWVEDELVVFCAPQHPLAIRGTATMDELSHEAWILREQGSGTRLTFDQAMRHHRSALNIRLELEHTEAIKRAVESGLGIGCISRLALRDAFRRGSLVPVETPDLDLARQFYFIWHKQKYQTSAMREFLDLCRAFTAGVQRSDEIVLPTIA from the coding sequence ATGCGATTTACTCTCCGTCAACTGCAAGTCTTCGTCGCTGTCGCCCAGCAGGAAAGCGTATCCCGTGCTGCGGGTCTGCTCAACCTGTCGCAATCGGCGGCAAGCACCTCAATCACCGAGCTAGAGCGCCAGTGCAGTTGCCAACTGTTCGACCGCGCCGGCAAACGGCTGAGCCTCAACGCCCTCGGCAAACAGCTATTGCCGCAAGCGGTGGCGCTGCTCGACCAGGCCAAGGAAATCGAAGACCTGCTCAACGGCAAGTCCGGTTTCGGCTCTTTGGCCGTCGGCGCCACGCTGACCATCGGCAATTACCTCGCCACGCTGCTGATCGGCAGCTTCATGCAGCGTCACCCGGAAAGCCAGGTGAAGCTACACGTGCAGAACACTGCCAACATCGTGCAACAAGTCGCGCACTATGAAATTGATCTGGGTCTGATCGAAGGTGATTGCAGCCATCCGGACATTGAAGTGCAGAGCTGGGTCGAGGATGAGCTGGTGGTGTTCTGTGCGCCGCAGCATCCGCTGGCCATTCGCGGTACAGCGACCATGGATGAGCTGAGCCACGAAGCGTGGATCCTGCGGGAACAAGGCTCTGGTACGCGACTGACCTTTGATCAGGCCATGCGTCACCATCGCAGCGCGTTGAACATCCGACTGGAGCTGGAGCACACCGAAGCCATCAAGCGCGCGGTGGAATCGGGATTGGGGATTGGCTGCATTTCGCGGTTGGCCCTGCGCGATGCGTTTCGCCGCGGCAGCCTGGTGCCGGTGGAGACGCCGGACCTGGACCTGGCCCGGCAGTTCTATTTCATCTGGCACAAACAGAAATATCAGACGTCAGCGATGCGCGAATTCCTCGACCTGTGCCGCGCCTTCACCGCCGGGGTGCAGCGCAGCGACGAGATCGTGCTGCCCACCATCGCTTAA
- the fpr gene encoding ferredoxin-NADP reductase, which produces MSNMNHERVLSVHHWNDTLFSFKCTRDPGLRFENGQFVMIGLQQPNGRPLMRAYSIASPNWEEHLEFFSIKVPDGPLTSQLQHLKEGDEIIISKKPTGTLVLDDLKPGKHLYLLSTGTGLAPFMSVIQDPETYERFEKVILCHGVRYVNEVAYREFITEHLPQNEFFGEALRDKLIYYPTVTREPFENEGRLTDLMRSGKLFSDIGLPPINPQDDRAMLCGSPSMLDETSEVLNSFGLKVSPRMREPGDYLIERAFVEK; this is translated from the coding sequence ATGAGCAACATGAACCACGAGCGTGTCCTCAGTGTTCACCACTGGAACGACACTCTGTTCAGCTTCAAGTGCACCCGTGATCCGGGCCTGCGCTTCGAGAACGGTCAGTTCGTGATGATCGGCCTGCAACAGCCCAACGGCCGCCCGCTTATGCGCGCTTACTCGATTGCCAGCCCGAACTGGGAAGAGCATCTCGAGTTCTTCAGCATCAAGGTGCCTGATGGTCCGCTGACTTCCCAGTTGCAGCATCTGAAGGAAGGCGACGAGATCATCATCAGCAAGAAGCCTACGGGCACGCTGGTACTGGACGACTTGAAGCCCGGCAAACATTTGTACCTGCTCAGCACCGGTACCGGTCTGGCGCCGTTCATGAGCGTCATCCAGGACCCGGAAACCTACGAGCGTTTCGAAAAAGTGATCCTGTGCCACGGCGTACGTTACGTCAACGAAGTCGCTTACCGCGAATTCATCACCGAGCACTTGCCGCAGAACGAGTTCTTCGGCGAGGCGCTGCGTGACAAGTTGATCTACTACCCGACCGTGACCCGCGAGCCGTTCGAGAACGAAGGTCGCCTGACTGACCTGATGCGCAGCGGCAAGCTGTTCAGCGACATCGGCCTGCCGCCGATCAACCCGCAGGACGACCGCGCCATGCTGTGCGGCAGCCCGAGCATGCTCGACGAGACCAGCGAAGTGTTGAACAGCTTCGGCCTGAAAGTATCGCCGCGGATGCGCGAGCCGGGTGATTACCTGATCGAGCGTGCATTCGTCGAGAAGTGA
- the tsaA gene encoding tRNA (N6-threonylcarbamoyladenosine(37)-N6)-methyltransferase TrmO, which produces MTYSVSPIGFVRSCFKEKFAIPRQPQLAPAARGVLELVAPFDQGDAVQGLEHVSHVWLLFLFHQALEEKPRLKVRPPRLGGNKSMGVFATRATHRPNGIGQSVVKLDKVEASRLWISGIDLLDGTPILDIKPYVPYADIIDTASNSIASAAPQLIPVQWTDSALQQAHGHAQRLEEPLVELIEQCLAQDPRPAYQTPMPEREYGAQFWDVDVRWHYPEPGVIRVLEVIPAKV; this is translated from the coding sequence ATGACCTACAGCGTTTCCCCCATCGGCTTCGTGCGCTCCTGCTTCAAGGAGAAATTCGCCATTCCGCGTCAACCGCAACTGGCCCCGGCTGCTCGCGGCGTGCTGGAACTGGTGGCGCCGTTCGATCAGGGTGATGCGGTCCAGGGCCTGGAGCACGTCAGTCACGTCTGGCTGCTGTTTCTGTTCCATCAGGCCCTGGAAGAAAAACCACGCCTGAAAGTCCGCCCTCCTCGCCTCGGCGGCAACAAGTCCATGGGCGTGTTCGCCACCCGCGCGACGCACCGCCCCAATGGCATCGGCCAATCCGTGGTGAAGCTGGACAAGGTGGAAGCCAGCCGCCTGTGGATCTCCGGCATCGACCTGCTCGATGGCACACCGATTCTCGACATCAAACCCTACGTGCCGTACGCCGACATCATCGACACGGCCTCCAACAGCATCGCCAGCGCCGCGCCGCAATTGATTCCCGTGCAGTGGACGGACTCGGCGCTGCAACAGGCGCACGGGCATGCTCAGCGGCTGGAAGAGCCGTTGGTTGAGTTGATTGAGCAGTGTCTGGCACAGGATCCGCGTCCGGCATACCAGACGCCAATGCCGGAGCGGGAATATGGGGCGCAGTTCTGGGATGTGGATGTGCGGTGGCATTACCCCGAACCCGGAGTTATCCGCGTCCTCGAAGTCATCCCCGCGAAAGTCTGA
- a CDS encoding SDR family oxidoreductase, whose protein sequence is MHPYFSLQGRTALVTGGTRGIGKMIAKAYVEAGATVYVCARDVEACQQTADELSAFGVCHGVAANLATEEGVLQLATRLGEQLSHLDILVNNAGTTWGAPLESYPVKGWEKVMQLNVTSVFNCIQQFLPLLRKAGTEASPARIINIGSVAGISSFGEQAYAYGPSKAALHQLSRILARELVSQHINVNVIAPGRFPSKMTQHIGNDEQALADDTALIPMKRWGREEEMAALAISLASTAGAYMTGNIIPLDGGFSL, encoded by the coding sequence ATGCACCCGTACTTTTCCCTGCAAGGCCGCACCGCCCTGGTGACCGGCGGCACCCGTGGTATCGGCAAAATGATCGCCAAGGCCTATGTCGAGGCCGGCGCCACCGTGTATGTCTGTGCTCGGGATGTCGAAGCCTGCCAGCAAACCGCTGACGAATTGAGCGCATTCGGTGTTTGTCACGGGGTGGCGGCCAATCTGGCCACCGAAGAAGGCGTGCTGCAACTGGCCACGCGATTGGGCGAACAGCTCAGCCATCTGGATATTCTGGTGAACAACGCTGGCACCACATGGGGCGCGCCGTTGGAGAGCTACCCGGTCAAGGGCTGGGAGAAGGTCATGCAGCTCAATGTGACGTCGGTGTTCAACTGCATCCAGCAGTTCTTGCCGCTGCTGCGCAAGGCCGGGACCGAAGCGAGTCCGGCGCGGATCATCAACATCGGCTCGGTGGCGGGGATTTCTTCCTTTGGCGAACAGGCTTACGCCTACGGGCCGAGTAAAGCCGCCCTGCACCAACTGTCCCGAATTCTGGCGCGGGAGCTGGTGAGCCAGCACATCAACGTCAACGTGATCGCACCGGGGCGCTTTCCGAGCAAGATGACGCAACACATCGGCAATGATGAACAGGCGCTGGCGGACGACACGGCGCTGATTCCGATGAAGCGCTGGGGCCGGGAGGAAGAGATGGCGGCGTTGGCGATCAGTCTGGCGAGCACAGCCGGGGCTTACATGACCGGGAATATTATTCCGCTGGATGGTGGGTTCAGTCTCTAG
- a CDS encoding DUF1456 family protein: MIHNDVLRSVRYMLDISDKKVIEIIKLGGMDVSLEDLLTYLDKKEEDEEGFVRCPDEVMAHFLDGLVIFKRGKDESRPPQPIEVPVTNNIILKKLRVAFELKEDDMHAILKAAEFPVSKPELSALFRKFGHTNYRPCGDQLLRNFLKGLTLRVRPQ, from the coding sequence ATGATTCATAACGACGTACTGCGCAGCGTGCGCTACATGCTCGACATCAGCGACAAGAAAGTCATCGAGATCATCAAGCTCGGCGGCATGGACGTGTCCCTGGAAGACCTGCTGACCTACCTCGACAAGAAAGAAGAAGACGAAGAAGGTTTCGTGCGCTGCCCGGACGAAGTCATGGCGCATTTCCTCGACGGCCTGGTGATCTTCAAGCGCGGCAAGGACGAAAGCCGTCCGCCGCAGCCGATCGAAGTGCCGGTCACCAACAACATCATCCTGAAAAAGCTGCGTGTGGCCTTCGAACTGAAAGAAGACGACATGCACGCGATCCTCAAGGCCGCCGAGTTCCCGGTGTCCAAGCCTGAGCTCAGCGCGCTGTTCCGCAAGTTCGGCCACACCAACTACCGTCCGTGCGGCGACCAGTTGCTGCGCAACTTCCTCAAGGGCCTGACCCTGCGCGTTCGCCCGCAGTAA
- a CDS encoding rRNA pseudouridine synthase: protein MTDPIRLSKRLIELVGCSRREAELFIEGGWVTVDGEVIDEPQFKVDTQKVELDPEAKATVPEPVTILFNVAAGMDAETAMATISAETLSEEHRFSKRPLKGHFLRLSASTDLQANASGLLVFTQDWKILRKLTADSAKIEQEYVVEVEGDMVAHGLNRLNHGLTYKGKELPPVKASWQNENRLRFAMKNPQPGVIALFCQAVGLKVVAIRRIRIGGVSIGKVPLGQWRYLSGKEKF from the coding sequence ATGACTGACCCGATTCGTCTCTCCAAACGCCTCATCGAACTCGTCGGCTGTTCCCGTCGGGAGGCTGAGCTGTTCATCGAGGGCGGCTGGGTCACCGTGGACGGCGAAGTCATCGACGAGCCGCAGTTCAAGGTCGATACCCAGAAAGTCGAACTCGACCCCGAAGCCAAGGCCACCGTGCCGGAGCCGGTGACCATCCTGTTCAACGTGGCAGCAGGCATGGACGCGGAAACGGCCATGGCGACCATCAGCGCCGAGACCCTGAGCGAAGAACACCGCTTCAGCAAACGTCCACTCAAGGGCCATTTCCTGCGCCTGAGCGCCAGCACCGACCTGCAGGCCAACGCCAGCGGTCTGCTGGTGTTCACCCAGGACTGGAAGATCCTGCGCAAGCTCACCGCCGACTCCGCGAAAATCGAGCAAGAGTATGTGGTCGAGGTTGAAGGCGACATGGTGGCTCACGGCCTCAACCGCCTGAACCACGGCCTGACCTACAAGGGCAAGGAACTGCCGCCGGTCAAAGCCAGCTGGCAGAACGAAAACCGCCTGCGTTTTGCGATGAAGAACCCACAACCGGGCGTGATCGCCCTGTTCTGCCAGGCCGTCGGCCTGAAGGTCGTCGCCATCCGCCGCATCCGCATCGGCGGCGTGTCCATCGGCAAAGTGCCGTTGGGCCAATGGCGCTACCTGTCCGGCAAAGAGAAGTTCTAA
- a CDS encoding GNAT family N-acetyltransferase, which translates to MRQHSVIHTPKQSDYQELTQVWEASVRATHDFLPDSYIELLKNLVLTRYLDAVMLICTKDSRQRITGFAGVAAGKIEMLFIDPAHRGQGLGKQLLRYAMEHLNADELDVNEQNPQALGFYFKQGFEVIGRTEHDGMGQPYPLLHMRLRQNQQSSQHG; encoded by the coding sequence ATGCGCCAACATTCGGTCATCCACACGCCGAAACAGAGCGACTATCAGGAACTGACGCAAGTCTGGGAGGCCTCGGTGCGCGCCACCCATGACTTTCTGCCGGACAGCTACATCGAACTGTTGAAGAACCTGGTGCTGACCCGCTACCTCGACGCGGTCATGCTGATCTGCACCAAAGACTCGCGCCAGCGCATCACCGGGTTCGCCGGCGTCGCGGCGGGCAAGATCGAGATGCTCTTCATCGACCCCGCTCATCGCGGCCAGGGCCTGGGCAAACAATTGCTGCGTTATGCCATGGAACACCTGAACGCCGATGAACTGGACGTCAACGAGCAGAACCCCCAGGCGCTGGGGTTTTACTTCAAACAGGGCTTCGAAGTGATCGGCCGCACCGAGCATGACGGCATGGGGCAGCCCTATCCGTTGCTGCACATGCGTTTGCGTCAAAACCAGCAAAGTTCACAGCATGGCTGA
- the rimO gene encoding 30S ribosomal protein S12 methylthiotransferase RimO, giving the protein MSTTPAPANPKVGFVSLGCPKALVDSERILTQLRMEGYDVVSTYQDADVVVVNTCGFIDSAKAESLEVIGEAIKENGKVIVTGCMGVEEGNIRNVHPSVLAVTGPQQYEQVVNAVHDAVPPRQDHNPLIDLVPPQGIKLTPRHYAYLKISEGCNHSCSFCIIPSMRGKLVSRPVGDVLDEAQRLVKAGVKELLVISQDTSAYGVDVKYRTGFWNGAPVKTRMTELCEALSTLGVWVRLHYVYPYPHVDELIPLMAAGKILPYLDIPFQHASPKVLKAMKRPAFEDKTLARIKNWREICPDLIIRSTFIVGFPGETEEDFQYLLNWLTEAQLDRVGCFQYSPVEGAPANLLDAAIVPDDVKQDRWDRFMAHQQAISSARLQMRVGREIEVLVDEVDEQGAVGRCFFDAPEIDGNVFIDNGSNLKPGDKVWCKVTDADEYDLWAEQI; this is encoded by the coding sequence ATGTCCACCACTCCTGCGCCGGCCAATCCAAAGGTTGGCTTCGTATCCCTGGGTTGCCCCAAAGCACTGGTCGACTCCGAGCGCATCCTTACCCAGTTGCGCATGGAAGGTTATGACGTTGTGTCCACCTATCAGGACGCCGACGTCGTGGTGGTCAACACCTGCGGCTTCATCGACTCGGCCAAGGCTGAATCCCTGGAAGTGATCGGCGAAGCCATCAAGGAAAACGGCAAGGTCATCGTGACCGGCTGCATGGGCGTCGAAGAAGGCAACATTCGCAACGTGCACCCGAGCGTGCTGGCCGTGACCGGTCCGCAGCAATACGAGCAAGTGGTCAATGCCGTGCACGACGCCGTGCCGCCGCGCCAGGATCACAACCCGCTGATCGACCTGGTGCCGCCGCAAGGCATCAAGCTGACCCCGCGCCACTACGCGTACCTGAAGATTTCCGAAGGCTGCAACCACAGCTGCAGTTTCTGCATCATCCCGTCGATGCGCGGCAAGCTGGTCAGCCGCCCGGTCGGTGACGTGCTCGACGAGGCCCAGCGCCTGGTCAAGGCCGGCGTCAAAGAGCTGTTGGTGATTTCCCAAGACACCAGCGCCTACGGCGTCGACGTGAAGTACCGCACCGGTTTCTGGAACGGCGCGCCGGTGAAAACCCGCATGACCGAACTCTGCGAAGCCCTGAGCACCCTCGGTGTCTGGGTGCGCTTGCACTACGTTTACCCGTACCCGCACGTCGACGAGCTGATCCCGCTGATGGCCGCCGGCAAGATCCTGCCGTACCTGGACATCCCGTTCCAGCACGCCAGCCCGAAAGTCCTGAAAGCCATGAAACGCCCGGCCTTCGAAGACAAGACCCTGGCGCGCATCAAGAACTGGCGCGAGATCTGCCCGGACCTGATCATCCGGTCGACCTTCATCGTCGGCTTCCCCGGCGAAACCGAAGAAGACTTCCAGTACCTGCTGAACTGGCTGACCGAAGCCCAGCTCGACCGCGTTGGCTGCTTCCAGTACTCGCCGGTCGAGGGCGCACCGGCCAACCTGCTGGACGCGGCCATCGTGCCGGACGACGTCAAGCAAGATCGCTGGGACCGCTTCATGGCGCACCAGCAGGCCATCAGCTCGGCACGCCTGCAAATGCGCGTCGGCCGTGAAATCGAAGTGCTGGTCGATGAAGTCGACGAGCAAGGCGCAGTGGGTCGTTGCTTCTTCGATGCCCCGGAAATCGACGGTAACGTGTTCATCGACAACGGCAGCAACCTGAAGCCAGGCGACAAGGTCTGGTGCAAAGTGACCGACGCCGACGAATACGACCTGTGGGCTGAACAGATCTAA
- a CDS encoding potassium transporter Kup, translating into MGQASSQAASAGHSTAKPIGMLVAAVGVVYGDIGTSPLYTLKEVFSGGYGVPVNHDGVLGILALIFWSLIWVVSIKYMMFVLRADNQGEGGIMALTALARRAAAGHKKLRTLLVVCGLIGAALFYGDSMITPAISVLSAIEGLGLAFEGIDHWVVPLSLIVLVALFLIQSHGTARIGILFGPIMVTWFLVLGALGVYGIMQHPEVLQAMNPVWGVRFFIVHPGMGVAILGAVVLALTGAEALYADMGHFGRKPIARAWFILVLPALVLNYFGQGALLLGDPEAARNPFYLLAPSWALIPLVGLSTLATVIASQAVISGAFSLTRQAIQLGYIPRMHIQHTSSAEQGQIYIGAVNWSLMVGVILLVLGFESSGALASAYGVAVTGTMLMTTILVSAVMLLLWKWPPVLAVPVLLGFLLVDGLYFAANVPKIVQGGAFPVIAGIALFVLMTTWKRGKQLLVERMDEGGLPLPIFISSIAVQPPHRVQGTAVFLTARPDAVPHALLHNLLHNQVLHEQVVLLTVVYEDIPRVPPTRRFEVESHGEGFFRVILHFGFIDEPDVPQALKLCHLDDLDFSPMRTTYFLSRETVIASKLEGMARWREALFAFMLKNANGNLRFFNLPLNRVIELGTQVEM; encoded by the coding sequence ATGGGTCAGGCAAGTAGTCAGGCAGCGAGCGCCGGGCATTCGACGGCGAAGCCGATCGGCATGCTGGTCGCGGCGGTCGGGGTGGTTTATGGCGATATCGGCACGAGCCCGCTGTACACCCTCAAAGAAGTGTTTTCCGGTGGCTACGGTGTGCCGGTCAACCATGACGGCGTGTTGGGCATCCTGGCGCTGATCTTCTGGTCGCTGATCTGGGTCGTCTCGATCAAGTACATGATGTTTGTCCTGCGCGCCGACAACCAGGGCGAAGGCGGGATCATGGCGTTGACCGCACTGGCTCGACGGGCGGCGGCGGGGCATAAGAAATTGCGCACGTTGCTGGTGGTCTGCGGGCTGATCGGCGCGGCGCTGTTTTATGGCGACAGCATGATCACCCCGGCGATTTCCGTGCTCTCGGCGATCGAGGGCCTCGGGCTGGCCTTCGAAGGCATCGACCATTGGGTGGTGCCGCTGTCGTTGATCGTGCTGGTGGCGCTGTTTTTGATCCAGAGCCACGGCACCGCACGCATTGGCATTCTGTTCGGGCCGATCATGGTCACCTGGTTCCTGGTCCTGGGCGCGCTGGGTGTCTACGGCATCATGCAGCACCCGGAAGTGTTGCAAGCGATGAACCCAGTCTGGGGCGTGCGCTTCTTCATCGTCCATCCGGGCATGGGCGTGGCGATCCTCGGTGCGGTCGTGCTGGCGTTGACCGGCGCCGAAGCGCTGTACGCCGACATGGGCCACTTCGGGCGCAAGCCGATTGCTCGCGCCTGGTTCATCCTCGTGCTGCCGGCGCTGGTGCTGAACTACTTCGGCCAGGGCGCCTTGCTGCTTGGCGATCCGGAAGCCGCGCGTAACCCGTTCTATCTGTTGGCGCCAAGCTGGGCGTTGATTCCACTGGTCGGCCTGTCGACCCTGGCCACGGTCATTGCCTCGCAAGCAGTGATCTCCGGCGCGTTCTCCCTGACCCGGCAGGCGATCCAGCTCGGTTACATTCCGCGCATGCACATCCAGCACACCTCCAGCGCCGAGCAGGGCCAGATCTACATCGGCGCGGTGAACTGGTCGCTGATGGTCGGCGTGATTCTGTTGGTACTCGGCTTCGAATCCTCCGGCGCCCTGGCCTCGGCCTACGGTGTGGCGGTGACGGGCACCATGTTGATGACCACCATCCTGGTCTCGGCGGTGATGTTGCTGCTATGGAAATGGCCGCCAGTCCTCGCGGTGCCGGTGTTGCTCGGCTTCCTGCTGGTGGACGGTCTGTACTTCGCCGCCAACGTACCGAAAATCGTTCAGGGCGGGGCATTCCCGGTGATCGCCGGTATCGCGCTGTTCGTGCTGATGACCACCTGGAAACGCGGCAAACAGCTGCTGGTGGAGCGCATGGACGAGGGCGGGCTGCCCCTGCCGATTTTCATCAGCAGTATCGCCGTGCAACCGCCGCATCGTGTCCAGGGCACCGCCGTGTTCCTCACCGCCCGCCCGGACGCCGTGCCCCACGCGTTGTTGCACAACCTGTTGCATAACCAGGTGTTGCACGAACAAGTGGTGCTGCTGACCGTGGTGTACGAAGACATCCCGCGGGTACCGCCGACACGGCGCTTCGAGGTCGAATCCCACGGCGAAGGGTTCTTCCGGGTGATCCTGCACTTCGGCTTCATCGACGAGCCGGACGTGCCGCAAGCCCTGAAGCTGTGCCATCTCGATGACCTCGACTTCAGCCCGATGCGTACTACTTACTTCCTCAGCCGCGAGACGGTGATCGCCTCCAAGCTTGAGGGTATGGCGCGTTGGCGCGAGGCGTTGTTTGCGTTCATGTTGAAGAATGCGAATGGCAATTTGCGGTTCTTTAATCTGCCGCTGAACCGGGTGATTGAGCTGGGTACGCAGGTCGAGATGTAA
- a CDS encoding DUF3077 domain-containing protein, protein MSKTDSSAPSELKTIGLTPFIYCSNQPLFHVTRNVPLGDALAMASDFLFLAKELTRDAAFNRDTDRHIWAAHYLTAMSKAVVDDAVKVLERPARVKAESEK, encoded by the coding sequence ATGAGCAAAACAGATTCATCTGCCCCCTCAGAATTAAAAACCATCGGTCTCACCCCCTTCATCTACTGCTCAAACCAACCGCTATTCCATGTCACTCGAAACGTCCCCCTCGGTGATGCGTTAGCCATGGCCTCTGACTTTCTGTTCCTCGCCAAGGAACTGACCCGAGACGCGGCCTTCAACCGTGATACCGACCGGCATATCTGGGCCGCGCATTATTTGACGGCGATGAGCAAGGCGGTGGTGGATGATGCGGTGAAGGTGCTGGAGCGACCGGCTCGGGTAAAAGCCGAATCAGAAAAATGA